One region of Chlorobiota bacterium genomic DNA includes:
- a CDS encoding sugar transferase produces the protein MNIESTQQKTYRRQPLQAAVAALPREYDFRVTRIADGISVSPTETLHRPEPIAHLAFQPALTPFQQIAKRAFDLAIAVLLMPIILPLMAIIAIAIKIDSPGPILFRQKRIGEKGKVFGMYKFRSMYHNSDDMLRHYLRENPTAQHQWNTYRKLRQDPRVTTVGNFLRRTSLDELPQLLNVLQGTMSLVGPRPILPREIEDYGHNLPIYELVRPGISGLWQISGRNMLGFHERVMLDMQYIRKQTLWSDCVILVKTLGVVFRRQGAW, from the coding sequence TTGAATATCGAAAGCACGCAACAAAAGACGTATCGGCGGCAACCATTGCAGGCAGCAGTAGCAGCACTGCCCCGTGAGTACGATTTTCGGGTTACCCGAATTGCTGACGGGATAAGCGTTTCCCCCACGGAAACCCTTCACCGCCCAGAGCCTATCGCCCATCTGGCATTCCAGCCAGCCCTTACCCCGTTCCAGCAAATCGCAAAACGGGCGTTCGACCTTGCCATTGCGGTCTTGTTGATGCCAATCATCCTTCCGCTGATGGCCATTATCGCCATAGCCATCAAGATTGATTCCCCGGGGCCTATCCTCTTCCGGCAGAAACGGATCGGGGAAAAAGGGAAGGTGTTTGGGATGTACAAGTTCCGTTCGATGTATCATAACTCGGACGATATGCTTCGCCACTACCTGCGCGAAAACCCCACCGCACAGCACCAGTGGAACACCTACCGAAAACTGCGCCAGGACCCCCGCGTGACCACCGTCGGCAACTTCCTTCGCCGAACCAGCCTTGACGAACTTCCCCAATTGCTGAACGTTCTGCAGGGAACCATGAGCCTTGTTGGCCCGCGCCCGATCCTCCCCCGCGAAATTGAGGACTACGGCCATAACCTTCCAATCTATGAGCTTGTCCGCCCGGGAATCTCTGGGTTGTGGCAAATCAGTGGAAGGAATATGCTGGGATTCCATGAACGCGTCATGCTCGACATGCAGTATATCCGCAAGCAGACTTTGTGGAGCGACTGCGTCATCCTTGTGAAAACGCTTGGAGTGGTGTTCCGCCGGCAAGGGGCGTGGTAA